A stretch of the Flavobacteriales bacterium genome encodes the following:
- a CDS encoding FtsX-like permease family protein, which produces MWNSEPKRSVIRKILGAEAGSLIRLIAREFLTLVLIAFLIAVPFAYWGLNNWLESFAYRIDFDWSAVLVAGLLSISISALTISYHAWKVTRTDPVNSLRYE; this is translated from the coding sequence GTGTGGAACAGCGAACCAAAGAGATCGGTTATTCGCAAGATCCTCGGTGCTGAAGCAGGATCACTTATTCGGTTGATCGCGCGTGAGTTCCTGACATTGGTTTTGATCGCCTTCTTGATCGCGGTTCCCTTTGCCTATTGGGGGCTAAATAATTGGCTCGAAAGCTTCGCCTACAGAATCGATTTCGATTGGTCGGCAGTGTTAGTGGCTGGATTGTTATCGATCTCTATTTCGGCCCTCACCATCAGCTATCATGCATGGAAAGTTACGCGTACCGATCCGGTGAATAGTCTGCGGTACGAATAG
- a CDS encoding ABC transporter permease, which translates to MGTLMVNSQFRFMQEKDPGFDESSVIVMSTKQQILQQFEAFRTEVLADESIESVTVMNDIIGEDHNVFEYNYEGMQPDKWQYLPSLIVDAHFVSTMGLELVAGRDFNEDIKSDDTAAVLVNETLVREMGWGTPQEALGQRMTTPRGRERVVGVLKDFHYVSLNEPVRPFVLDMIKQQGFWIQEFAVRVKPGMDQQAIAHLEEAWGKFGPQFPFEYFFLEDRLDTLYQGQNTLRILVGLFSIVAIVISCIGLFALTSLSVEQRTKEIGYSQDPRC; encoded by the coding sequence GTGGGTACGCTCATGGTCAACAGCCAATTTCGGTTCATGCAGGAAAAAGATCCCGGATTCGACGAATCGAGCGTTATCGTGATGTCGACCAAGCAGCAAATACTTCAGCAATTCGAGGCATTCAGAACGGAGGTTTTGGCCGATGAAAGTATTGAGAGCGTGACGGTGATGAACGACATCATTGGCGAAGATCACAACGTATTCGAATACAACTACGAAGGGATGCAGCCCGATAAGTGGCAATATCTACCTTCGCTGATTGTCGATGCGCATTTCGTTTCTACAATGGGATTGGAGCTCGTGGCCGGGCGCGACTTTAACGAGGACATTAAATCTGACGACACGGCCGCCGTGTTGGTGAACGAGACCTTGGTTCGGGAAATGGGCTGGGGTACCCCTCAAGAGGCTTTGGGTCAGCGCATGACCACACCTCGAGGCCGAGAACGAGTGGTTGGGGTGCTGAAGGACTTTCACTACGTTTCGCTCAACGAGCCCGTTCGCCCTTTCGTGCTCGATATGATCAAGCAACAGGGCTTTTGGATCCAAGAGTTTGCGGTTCGCGTTAAACCGGGCATGGATCAGCAAGCCATTGCTCATTTAGAAGAGGCGTGGGGTAAGTTCGGACCACAGTTTCCTTTTGAGTACTTCTTTTTGGAAGATCGGCTCGACACGCTTTATCAAGGTCAGAACACCTTGCGTATTTTAGTTGGGCTCTTTAGCATAGTAGCTATTGTGATCTCGTGTATTGGCTTGTTTGCCCTCACCTCATTGAGTGTGGAACAGCGAACCAAAGAGATCGGTTATTCGCAAGATCCTCGGTGCTGA
- a CDS encoding FtsX-like permease family protein has protein sequence MDVTRIQLKVAGVMKNAPAQSHFRPQALISFITLRNFMGNPIGGNNRVWNPGWTYVMLKDGVEPQELEGQFPEFVEKYYPEFMAGQTSFYLMPLPDIHLESHLEYEIRPNHERSYLYIPGAIGLIILVIAATNFTNLATARSTRRAREVGVRKVLGAQRSQLVGQFLAESVLLTIVAVILSLALIQILLPGFNNIASKELEFARLFDGEFLLFIEASTIVLGLAAGLYPAVFLSGFEPVKVLKGGSSGKGKNSFRRVLVVL, from the coding sequence ATGGACGTGACCCGTATTCAGCTCAAAGTCGCGGGCGTCATGAAGAACGCTCCGGCGCAGAGCCACTTCAGGCCGCAGGCCTTGATCAGTTTTATTACGCTTCGAAATTTCATGGGTAACCCGATCGGAGGAAATAACCGGGTTTGGAACCCCGGCTGGACCTATGTGATGCTTAAAGATGGTGTTGAACCTCAGGAGCTAGAAGGGCAGTTTCCGGAATTCGTTGAGAAATACTACCCCGAGTTCATGGCGGGGCAAACGAGCTTTTATTTGATGCCTCTGCCCGATATTCACCTCGAATCGCACCTCGAGTACGAGATCAGGCCGAATCACGAGCGGTCGTACCTCTATATTCCGGGTGCTATAGGACTGATCATTTTAGTCATTGCAGCGACCAACTTCACCAACTTGGCCACGGCACGGAGCACGCGGCGCGCACGTGAAGTGGGTGTTCGAAAAGTGCTTGGGGCTCAGAGATCTCAATTGGTTGGGCAGTTCTTGGCGGAATCGGTGTTGCTGACCATCGTGGCGGTGATCCTGAGTTTGGCCTTGATACAGATATTGCTGCCCGGATTCAATAACATTGCTTCGAAAGAGCTAGAGTTTGCTCGCCTTTTTGATGGTGAGTTTCTGCTGTTCATTGAGGCCAGTACGATTGTTCTCGGCCTTGCGGCCGGATTATACCCCGCGGTGTTCCTAAGTGGTTTTGAGCCGGTGAAGGTGCTCAAGGGCGGGTCATCCGGAAAAGGCAAGAACTCATTCCGAAGGGTCCTCGTGGTATTGTAG
- a CDS encoding 7-carboxy-7-deazaguanine synthase QueE produces MNRAIPLMEDFYTIQGEGAHSGTAAYFLRLGGCDVGCMWCDVKESWDPAAHPAVEAEEMLRRVQESKAEIVVITGGEPLMYNLTDLTAELQNAGLYTHVETSGAHPLSGNWDWVTFSPKKFKAPLDDFYRAADELKVVVYNKHDLQWAEEHAAKVRGKCQLYLQPEWDRRHQMMPLIVDYVKEHPRWHISLQTHKYLDIP; encoded by the coding sequence ATGAACAGGGCGATCCCTCTTATGGAGGATTTTTACACGATCCAGGGCGAAGGTGCTCATAGTGGTACCGCCGCGTACTTCCTTCGTTTGGGCGGATGCGACGTGGGTTGTATGTGGTGCGATGTAAAAGAAAGCTGGGATCCGGCTGCACATCCGGCCGTTGAGGCCGAAGAAATGCTCCGCCGCGTGCAGGAATCGAAAGCTGAAATCGTTGTCATTACCGGTGGAGAACCGTTGATGTACAATTTGACGGATTTGACCGCTGAGCTTCAAAATGCCGGATTGTACACGCACGTGGAGACTTCCGGAGCACATCCGCTGAGTGGGAACTGGGACTGGGTCACGTTTTCACCGAAGAAGTTCAAAGCTCCGCTCGACGACTTTTACCGGGCTGCGGACGAACTAAAGGTCGTTGTGTACAATAAGCACGACCTTCAGTGGGCCGAAGAGCACGCCGCCAAGGTGAGGGGCAAATGCCAGCTGTATTTACAACCCGAATGGGACCGTCGGCACCAAATGATGCCGCTGATCGTTGATTATGTAAAGGAACATCCGCGCTGGCATATTTCGTTGCAAACCCACAAATACCTCGACATCCCTTGA